The following proteins come from a genomic window of Daphnia carinata strain CSIRO-1 chromosome 6, CSIRO_AGI_Dcar_HiC_V3, whole genome shotgun sequence:
- the LOC130690032 gene encoding protein lethal(2)denticleless-like, translating to MIPQLINRQYGLTTGKEEFPVDFLLTKLKCHQDDEYPGIYSTSNSAPSSDLLYACKFAQSTGFEHIVALANEDGKIALQDTNIVGKSRPIHGFQAHENAIFDLCWAPSKWQIVTASGDQTSILFDIGSSSISPISIFRGHTASIKSVDFSPTNSSLFASGSRDGSIMVWDIRGSFQLKAENVIKNAHPIQALAEVKTSRTKRRATPSTTSGVSSVTSVLFQNDYTLISAGAADGNIHVWDLRKNYTVYKGDPLPKMSIPYGVFTCRSGIASLSLNPGKTLLYAGAMDDVIYEFNVASYNENPVGVYGGHEQHSFYIKSCLSGDGKYLISGSSDDHAYIWKIGAGPQPLLKLDGHGAEVTCVAWSPSNVPKVITCADDVRHRIWRINTAKEAHHTENVNEIRGRAYKFDAQTPIPKSCEEVLNRLKKKVNNVPSLGCKTPKSILKINQNTRMPNRTPDIPANSPCPSNERLSVYTPRMALSPLKSINELTPSHSGNSSNFNRAAASRRLEMDEASYASPTRDLPNYVADGLSPHSRTRSGTKRKKLDWLTDLSRKITPNSHSKGRKIK from the exons ATGATCCCTCAACTGATCAATCGGCAATATGGATTGACAACTG gaaaagaagaatttcCAGTTGATTTCTTGTTAACAAAGCTAAAGTGTCATCAAGATGATGAATATCCAGGGATATATTCTACCTCAAATTCTGCACCAAGTTCAGATTTACTGTATGCTTGTAAATTTGCTCAATCAACTGGTTTTGAACACATTGTTGCACTTGCGAATGAAGATGGGAAGATTGCTTTGCAAGACACCAATATTGTGGGAAAGTCAAGGCCCATTCATGGATTTCAGGCACATGAAAATGCAATATTTGATCTCTGTTGGGCCCCATCAAAGTGGCAAATCGTAACTGCTAGTGGCGACCAAACTTCAATTCTTTTTGACATTGGTAGTAGCTCAATCAGTCCAATTTCCATCTTTAGAGGTCATACAGCAAGCATAAAATCAGTTGACTTTTCCCCAACAAATTCAT CTTTGTTTGCTTCTGGCTCTCGTGATGGTTCCATAATGGTCTGGGATATTAGAGGAAGCTTCCAACTTAAAGCTGAAAATGTCATTAAAAATGCTCATCCCATTCAAG CCCTTGCAGAAGTGAAAACTTCACGTACCAAACGGAGGGCCACCCCCAGTACTACCTCTGGTGTTAGCAGCGTCACTTCAGTCTTGTTCCAAAACGATTACACCCTTATAAGTGCGGGAGCAGCAGATGg aaataTTCACGTTTGGGACCTCAGGAAGAATTATACTG TGTACAAAGGTGATCCGTTACCGAAAATGTCAATTCCTTATGGTGTATTCACGTGCCGAAGTGGAATAGCCAGCCTTTCACTAAATCCAGGGAAAACCCTTCTTTATGCTGGTGCGATGGATGACGTTATTTACGAATTTAACGTTGCGTCGTATAATGAAAACCCAG TCGGTGTGTATGGTGGGCATGAACAGCATTCGTTTTACATCAAATCTTGTTTGAGTGGCGATGGCAAGTACTTAATTAGCGGATCTAGTGATGACCACGCATACATCTGGAAAATCGGTGCAGGCCCTCAGCCACTGCTCAAACTCGACGGTCACGGTGCGGAAGTGACTTGCGTTGCGTGGTCTCCCAGCAACGTTCCAAAA gtcatCACGTGCGCAGATGACGTTCGGCACCGGATTTGGAGAATTAACACAGCAAAAGAAGCTCACCATACAGAAAACGTAAATGAGATCAGAGGACGTGCTTATAAATTCGATGCTCAAACTCCTATTCCCAAATCTTGTGAAGAAGTTTTAAATAGGCTGAAAAAGAAGGTCAACAATGTACCTTCTTTAGGCTGCAAAACCCCCAAGTCAATCCTTAAGATCAACCAAAATACTCGCATGCCCAATAGAACCCCCGATATTCCCGCTAACTCTCCCTGCCCATCAAATGAACGGCTATCAGTTTACACACCCCGAATGGCACTGTCGCCCTTAAAAAGTATTAATGAACTGACTCCAAGTCACAGTGGCAATAGTAGTAATTTTAACCGAGCCGCGGCCTCCCGTCGACTAGAAATGGATGAGGCAAGTTATGCTTCTCCTACTAGAGACCTCCCTAACTACGTAGCTGATGGGTTGTCTCCGCACAGTAGAACCAGGTCTGGCACAAAGAGGAAAAAGTTAGATTGGCTCACTGATCTCAGTCGGAAGATAACTCCGAATTCACATTCTAAAGGACGAAAGATCAAATAA